The Myxococcaceae bacterium JPH2 genome has a window encoding:
- a CDS encoding two-component sensor histidine kinase, which yields MSRQAPVILSFRRTFALLLLLVVLPSAGLSGFGVVAIINERAAVEKRLEAAWRGTLETLSQELPLAMDSGRLEELGGGILRFALPNGEVLSDPDSTFHVVDGKVSTLDPQLAESLVTLVPEVGALPTRPTVFSLSAGGRAVLLAAERDGNGARGVRLSGRAVEELLSDKADRRVSNSEPVRFALLPVPRDGGEGGLVNRLMSEVAQARQNALGPPVLAERVLPSPLQDFRLVVLPTGEDPVARASTRNRAVYGVLLGLFYLTLTFGVVYTARVLYREARLSRMKTDFVSLVSHELRTPLTSIRMFIETLALGRLKDPTQTQEVLNLLTQETERLSNLIERVLDWARIESGRKVYQREPRPVSEAMDMALQAFRAQRLEGGMDLRVDAPASLPRVEMDRDAVAGALLNLLQNAYKYSGPTDRRIRLTVHQSRKWVELSVEDNGVGIASKERRRIFERFYRVDNLLTRKTEGSGLGLAISKRIVEAHGGRITVRSEVGKGSRFTIHLPVSKA from the coding sequence GTGTCCCGCCAAGCGCCCGTCATCCTCAGCTTCCGGCGCACCTTCGCGCTGCTGCTCCTGCTGGTCGTCCTACCGTCCGCGGGCCTCTCCGGCTTCGGCGTGGTGGCCATCATCAACGAGCGCGCCGCCGTGGAGAAACGCCTGGAGGCCGCCTGGCGCGGCACCCTGGAGACGCTCTCCCAGGAGCTGCCGCTCGCCATGGACTCCGGACGCCTGGAGGAGCTGGGCGGCGGCATCTTGCGCTTCGCGCTCCCCAACGGAGAAGTCCTCTCCGACCCCGACAGCACCTTCCACGTGGTGGATGGCAAGGTGAGCACCCTGGACCCGCAGCTCGCCGAGTCCCTGGTCACCCTGGTGCCAGAGGTGGGCGCGCTGCCCACCCGTCCCACGGTCTTCTCGCTGTCGGCCGGAGGCCGGGCGGTGCTGCTGGCCGCCGAGCGCGATGGCAACGGGGCGCGCGGCGTGCGGCTGTCCGGGCGAGCCGTGGAGGAGCTGCTGTCGGACAAGGCGGACCGGCGGGTGAGCAACTCAGAGCCCGTGCGCTTCGCGCTGCTCCCGGTGCCACGCGACGGGGGCGAGGGCGGGTTGGTGAACCGGCTCATGTCCGAGGTGGCGCAGGCGCGGCAGAACGCGCTGGGGCCGCCGGTGCTCGCCGAGCGGGTGCTGCCCTCGCCGCTCCAGGACTTCCGCCTGGTGGTGCTGCCCACGGGCGAGGACCCGGTGGCGCGCGCCTCCACGCGCAACCGCGCGGTGTATGGCGTGCTCTTGGGCCTGTTCTATCTGACGCTCACCTTCGGCGTCGTCTACACGGCGCGGGTGCTGTACCGGGAGGCCCGGCTGTCGCGCATGAAGACGGACTTCGTGTCGCTGGTGAGCCACGAGCTGCGCACGCCGCTCACATCCATTCGGATGTTCATCGAGACGCTCGCCCTGGGACGCTTGAAGGACCCCACGCAGACGCAGGAAGTGTTGAACCTGCTCACGCAAGAGACCGAGCGCCTGTCCAATCTCATCGAGCGGGTGCTCGACTGGGCGCGCATCGAGAGCGGGCGCAAGGTGTACCAGCGCGAGCCTCGGCCAGTGTCCGAGGCGATGGACATGGCGCTGCAGGCATTTCGCGCGCAGCGGCTGGAGGGCGGCATGGACCTGCGCGTGGATGCGCCGGCGTCCCTGCCCCGCGTGGAGATGGACCGCGACGCGGTGGCGGGCGCGCTGCTCAACCTGCTGCAGAATGCGTACAAGTACAGCGGTCCGACGGACCGGCGCATCCGGCTCACCGTGCACCAGAGCCGCAAGTGGGTGGAGCTGTCCGTGGAGGACAATGGCGTGGGAATCGCTTCCAAGGAGCGCCGCCGCATCTTCGAGCGCTTCTACCGGGTGGATAACCTGCTGACGCGAAAGACCGAGGGCAGTGGCCTGGGCCTGGCCATCTCCAAGCGCATCGTCGAGGCACACGGCGGCCGCATCACCGTGCGCAGCGAGGTGGGCAAGGGCAGCCGCTTCACCATCCACCTGCCGGTGAGCAAGGCATGA
- a CDS encoding response regulator transcription factor translates to MSEEKTQRILVVEDDLSILTGLSMNLRFEGYEVLQAQDGRTGLARALDEAPDLMVLDLMLPELNGYEVIRELRQRGRDTPVVVLSARSMETDKILGLNLGADDYVVKPFGLQELLARIKAVLRRRYGGPPAAPSVTFGDVKVDLGLRTVARDGQPVELTAQEFKLLAHFLAHPGRTFTREELLSGAWGYNYEGSARTVDNFMRQLRLKFEPDPEEPRYFLTVRGLGYRFER, encoded by the coding sequence ATGAGCGAGGAGAAGACACAGCGCATCCTGGTGGTGGAGGACGACCTGTCCATCCTCACCGGCCTGTCCATGAACCTGCGCTTCGAGGGCTACGAGGTCCTCCAGGCGCAGGACGGGCGCACGGGCCTGGCTCGCGCGCTGGACGAGGCGCCGGACCTGATGGTGTTGGACCTGATGTTGCCGGAGCTCAACGGCTACGAGGTCATCCGCGAGCTGCGCCAGCGAGGCAGGGACACGCCCGTGGTGGTGCTGTCCGCGCGGAGCATGGAGACGGACAAGATTCTCGGGCTCAACCTGGGCGCGGACGACTACGTGGTGAAGCCGTTCGGGTTGCAGGAGCTGCTGGCGCGCATCAAGGCCGTGCTGCGCCGCCGCTACGGAGGACCGCCCGCGGCGCCGAGCGTGACGTTCGGAGACGTGAAGGTGGACCTGGGCCTGCGCACGGTGGCGCGCGATGGCCAGCCGGTGGAGCTCACCGCGCAGGAGTTCAAGCTGCTGGCCCACTTCCTGGCGCACCCTGGCCGCACCTTCACGCGCGAGGAGCTGCTGTCCGGCGCGTGGGGCTACAACTACGAAGGCAGCGCGCGCACGGTGGACAACTTCATGCGCCAGCTTCGCCTCAAGTTCGAGCCGGACCCCGAGGAGCCTCGCTACTTCCTCACCGTGCGCGGACTGGGCTACCGCTTCGAGCGCTGA